From a region of the Listeria monocytogenes ATCC 19117 genome:
- a CDS encoding ATP synthase F0 subunit C (Produces ATP from ADP in the presence of a proton gradient across the membrane. Subunit C is part of the membrane proton channel F0) translates to MDLVVACSVIGAALAIGLATLGAAIGQGIAVSRATEIIGKNPNAKKEVMGGLFLGLLMIVALMLFALAIAVILLWVNPFI, encoded by the coding sequence ATGGATTTAGTAGTTGCATGTAGCGTAATTGGCGCGGCACTGGCAATTGGGCTTGCGACTTTAGGAGCGGCAATTGGACAAGGAATTGCCGTAAGTAGAGCAACAGAAATTATCGGAAAAAACCCGAATGCAAAGAAAGAAGTTATGGGAGGTCTCTTTTTGGGACTTCTCATGATAGTTGCATTAATGCTATTTGCACTGGCAATCGCAGTCATCTTGCTTTGGGTTAATCCGTTTATATGA
- a CDS encoding F0F1 ATP synthase subunit delta codes for MEKMIQTIILYSVFAVGFLYLLHFTLRKLENILTSFFYEVSQDQSLEKESLLRRLKRQKVATTQEEQKNRQLAIESEQKEELFLEEIDQLIAQNKSYEQQLQAWENEKPKQIVEVPRFETTPHAPYKSLSSYINEIFQQVFIESEEDEARLFTEAIREFDALVRTEKIRCALPYKVILQLFEMYSPEQLHLFAQSFQRYSERSSKLPVKQIYQSSYLSPEQKLKVMQEEGTLDELDAEFIQFLFYMMTHYSYRQTRNLYRNFLEVYNIHFYTGLICIHVASKDSANHFEKLWQPAHRGYKIEYQVQKELIGGVIIQYGSKSIDMSYQELIKRSTEKMEAEVKL; via the coding sequence ATGGAGAAAATGATTCAAACAATAATTCTATATAGTGTTTTCGCAGTAGGATTCTTATATTTACTGCATTTCACCTTAAGAAAACTAGAAAATATCTTGACTAGCTTTTTTTACGAAGTGAGTCAAGATCAGTCGCTTGAAAAGGAAAGTCTTTTACGCCGTTTAAAGCGACAAAAAGTAGCAACAACACAAGAAGAACAAAAAAATCGTCAATTGGCTATTGAATCGGAACAAAAAGAAGAGCTTTTTTTAGAAGAAATCGATCAATTAATAGCTCAAAATAAAAGCTATGAACAACAATTGCAGGCATGGGAAAATGAAAAGCCAAAGCAAATCGTGGAGGTTCCTAGATTTGAAACAACACCACACGCACCGTACAAATCACTAAGTAGTTACATTAATGAAATTTTTCAACAAGTTTTTATTGAGTCGGAAGAAGATGAAGCGCGTCTATTTACAGAAGCAATTCGGGAATTTGATGCATTAGTTAGAACAGAAAAAATACGTTGTGCGCTCCCATACAAAGTGATTTTGCAGTTATTTGAAATGTATTCGCCAGAGCAGTTACATTTATTTGCTCAGTCATTTCAGAGATATAGTGAGCGTTCGAGTAAACTTCCTGTGAAACAAATTTACCAAAGTAGTTATTTATCGCCAGAGCAAAAATTAAAAGTGATGCAAGAAGAAGGTACTTTAGATGAGTTAGATGCTGAATTTATCCAATTTCTTTTTTACATGATGACGCATTACTCTTACCGCCAAACGCGGAACCTGTATCGTAACTTTTTAGAGGTATACAATATTCATTTTTATACAGGTCTTATTTGCATCCATGTAGCTAGCAAAGATTCAGCTAATCACTTTGAAAAACTTTGGCAGCCGGCGCATAGGGGCTATAAAATCGAGTATCAAGTACAAAAAGAGTTAATTGGCGGAGTGATTATTCAATATGGTTCTAAATCAATTGATATGAGCTACCAGGAATTAATTAAACGATCAACAGAAAAAATGGAAGCGGAAGTGAAACTTTGA
- a CDS encoding F0F1 ATP synthase subunit alpha: protein MKTIHFDMNKYETHVDLEYLKEHGRVEKISDGVIFCSGLENAALHQAVLIDERHRGVILELNEEFVGIGLIDKTNDILEGMHVGVSGKFIEVDLFEEMAGRVIDTTGKMLYEESEEKPTATSPLFCVTPAIMTIDSVTRPLNTGLAVIDSITPIGRGQRQLILGNRQSGKTQIAVDTIINQHDQNVHCIYVAIGLKAAYIAEVIETLRNHGAMEYSTVVATAASDSLTAQYLTPYAGMAVAEALRDQGKDVLIILDDLTKHADAYRAITLLFNRPPGREAYPGDSFYIHSSLLERAVQMNEEHGGGSITAIPMIETLSDDVTAYIPTNVISITDGQLFLKSDLFNRGQKPAVDVGVSVSRIGGDAQHPIIRKLSKNLTLILSQFEELKELLDFGNALDDGSMKMVSDGRLLTELFKQKILSPLSVTELIVILYAFQNGFLTKIPPANIQTFKDLLLEKAHMHKDFESFSAQIETINELNESHIEMLEEIIREAGRLFS, encoded by the coding sequence TTGAAAACAATTCATTTTGATATGAACAAATACGAAACCCATGTGGACTTGGAATATTTGAAAGAACATGGCCGAGTGGAAAAAATTTCTGATGGAGTTATTTTCTGCTCAGGCCTAGAAAATGCAGCGCTACATCAGGCTGTTTTAATTGATGAAAGGCACCGAGGTGTAATTCTGGAGCTCAATGAGGAATTTGTTGGAATCGGTTTGATTGATAAGACGAATGACATTTTAGAAGGTATGCATGTTGGGGTCTCCGGCAAATTTATCGAAGTAGACCTATTTGAAGAAATGGCAGGGCGTGTTATTGATACTACAGGAAAAATGCTTTATGAAGAAAGTGAAGAAAAGCCGACAGCAACCTCTCCACTTTTCTGTGTAACTCCAGCTATTATGACGATTGATAGTGTAACACGCCCGCTTAATACGGGGCTTGCGGTGATTGATTCTATTACGCCAATTGGTCGAGGTCAGCGTCAATTAATCCTTGGCAATCGCCAGTCTGGGAAAACACAAATTGCTGTGGATACGATAATTAACCAACATGATCAAAATGTGCATTGCATCTATGTTGCTATTGGCTTAAAAGCAGCTTATATCGCAGAAGTTATTGAAACTCTTCGAAATCATGGAGCAATGGAATATTCTACGGTTGTTGCAACTGCAGCCAGTGATTCCCTTACCGCGCAATATTTAACACCGTATGCGGGTATGGCAGTAGCGGAAGCCTTGCGAGATCAAGGTAAAGATGTACTCATCATTTTAGATGATTTAACCAAACATGCGGATGCTTATCGAGCAATTACTTTACTCTTTAACCGCCCGCCAGGAAGAGAAGCTTATCCAGGAGATAGTTTTTATATTCACTCTAGCCTCTTAGAAAGGGCCGTTCAAATGAATGAAGAACATGGTGGCGGTTCTATTACAGCAATACCGATGATTGAAACTCTATCAGATGATGTAACAGCTTATATCCCTACTAATGTTATCTCTATTACAGATGGGCAATTATTTTTAAAATCGGATTTATTCAACCGTGGTCAAAAGCCAGCCGTAGATGTTGGTGTGTCTGTTTCAAGGATTGGCGGCGATGCACAACACCCAATTATACGCAAATTAAGTAAAAACTTAACGTTGATTCTTTCGCAGTTTGAGGAATTAAAAGAATTACTCGATTTTGGTAATGCACTTGATGATGGCAGTATGAAAATGGTATCGGATGGCCGATTATTAACAGAATTATTCAAGCAAAAAATTCTAAGCCCGTTATCAGTAACGGAATTAATCGTTATTTTATATGCTTTCCAAAATGGCTTTCTAACAAAAATCCCGCCTGCCAATATTCAGACCTTCAAAGACCTTTTGCTAGAAAAAGCGCATATGCATAAAGATTTTGAGTCGTTTTCAGCTCAGATAGAAACGATTAATGAACTGAATGAATCGCACATCGAAATGCTAGAAGAGATCATTCGGGAAGCTGGGAGGCTTTTTAGTTGA
- a CDS encoding FoF1 ATP synthase subunit gamma, producing the protein MSSIDQARKTIKALNSTYKIVHVTELATLGKLSALREKAEAAVSYYETILKSLRWVRKTMYTSNNQVKEEKNVTAIAITSERGLCGAYNSEVFVEIDQLIESLGEQVTINWVVVGEQGHRYLTKLGQNITSYLQFSLENIDLETTTAVTADFIDLIHSEQMDALYVIFTKYLNAVQSEAMCEKIYPEIPEDSNTEEIEVDYVLDFETDDEQVEQLLLENYLCGLLYSMFRYSVASEYCMRRIAMKQAKDNIQKQLEEAIFNARKQALQQKTGELLDIISGAQTIRKDEE; encoded by the coding sequence TTGAGTAGCATAGACCAAGCCCGAAAAACCATTAAAGCACTAAATTCAACCTATAAAATAGTCCATGTAACAGAACTAGCGACACTCGGAAAACTTTCCGCCTTAAGAGAAAAAGCGGAAGCGGCTGTTAGTTATTACGAAACTATTTTAAAAAGTTTGCGCTGGGTGAGAAAAACTATGTACACCAGTAATAACCAAGTAAAAGAAGAAAAAAATGTTACTGCTATTGCGATAACTTCTGAGCGTGGTCTTTGCGGCGCCTATAATAGTGAGGTTTTTGTTGAAATCGACCAGTTGATTGAATCACTCGGCGAGCAAGTAACGATAAATTGGGTAGTTGTAGGTGAACAAGGTCACCGTTATTTAACAAAACTAGGTCAGAATATCACCTCTTATTTACAGTTTTCTCTTGAAAATATTGATTTAGAAACCACTACGGCTGTTACTGCTGATTTTATTGACCTAATTCATTCGGAACAAATGGACGCACTATATGTGATTTTCACGAAATATTTGAATGCAGTTCAATCAGAAGCTATGTGTGAAAAAATTTATCCTGAAATTCCAGAAGACTCGAATACGGAGGAAATTGAAGTAGATTATGTACTCGATTTCGAGACGGATGATGAGCAGGTGGAGCAGTTATTATTAGAAAACTATTTGTGTGGCTTGCTTTATAGCATGTTTCGTTACTCGGTTGCCAGTGAATATTGCATGCGCCGAATCGCGATGAAACAAGCCAAAGACAATATCCAGAAACAATTGGAAGAAGCTATTTTTAATGCCAGAAAGCAAGCATTACAACAAAAAACTGGCGAATTACTCGATATCATTAGTGGAGCACAGACGATTAGGAAGGACGAAGAATAA
- the atpD gene encoding F0F1 ATP synthase subunit beta, whose amino-acid sequence MKKNTGTIISISGFVLKIEFNESELPEIGFALEYHTHQGTYLAEVVQHTGINTVSAIAIGEVSGLARGTEVVNLGHPIEVPVGETVQGRMLNVYGKAIDGKPEPAAEVKWPIFRDQPLLRELDTNKEILYTGIKVIDLICPILKGGKTGLFGGAGVGKSVLMQELINNISMLGGNSVFTGVGERVREGIGLYKELEASGVLPQTTVVLGQMNESPGVRMRVALTGLTIAEYLRDEEKKDVLLFIDNVFRFIQAGSEVSSLQGKIPITGGYQSTLSKEVGDFQDRIASTKNGSITSIQCVFLPADDIDDPSAVATFSHLDSTIVLERSIAALGIFPAVNPLQSFSRALNPTFVGERHYQLAAQVKFILQRYMELQEIINVLGMAELSDEDRKLVHRARKIRNFLSQPFYVSEKFTGTEGTFVEIEDLLGSIERILNGDYDERSERDFLFIGSYKDLK is encoded by the coding sequence ATGAAAAAAAACACAGGAACCATTATTAGTATTAGTGGTTTTGTTTTAAAAATCGAATTTAATGAGAGCGAACTGCCTGAAATTGGCTTTGCGCTTGAGTATCATACACATCAAGGAACTTATCTAGCTGAAGTTGTTCAACATACTGGAATTAATACAGTGTCTGCCATCGCTATTGGTGAGGTAAGTGGCTTGGCTAGAGGTACGGAAGTCGTTAATTTAGGACATCCAATTGAAGTACCTGTTGGGGAAACCGTCCAAGGAAGAATGCTAAATGTATATGGAAAAGCGATTGACGGCAAACCAGAACCAGCTGCGGAAGTAAAATGGCCAATATTCCGTGACCAGCCTTTACTTCGAGAGCTAGATACGAATAAAGAAATTCTTTACACTGGTATTAAAGTTATAGATCTTATTTGTCCTATTTTAAAAGGTGGGAAAACAGGTTTATTCGGTGGAGCGGGTGTAGGGAAATCTGTCTTAATGCAAGAATTGATTAATAATATCAGTATGCTTGGTGGTAACTCTGTATTTACTGGGGTTGGAGAAAGAGTTAGAGAGGGAATCGGCTTGTATAAAGAATTAGAAGCAAGTGGTGTGCTCCCTCAAACAACCGTTGTACTTGGTCAAATGAATGAATCTCCAGGTGTACGGATGCGCGTGGCATTAACAGGACTAACGATTGCAGAATATCTACGAGATGAAGAGAAAAAAGATGTTTTATTATTTATAGATAATGTCTTCCGCTTTATTCAAGCGGGTTCTGAAGTTTCTTCTTTACAAGGAAAAATTCCTATTACTGGAGGTTATCAATCCACACTTTCCAAAGAGGTCGGCGATTTTCAAGACCGCATCGCGTCTACTAAAAATGGCTCTATTACCTCGATTCAGTGTGTATTTTTACCAGCAGATGATATTGATGATCCATCTGCAGTTGCGACGTTTAGCCATCTAGACTCAACAATTGTATTAGAGCGTTCGATTGCGGCACTTGGGATTTTCCCAGCGGTTAATCCACTTCAATCATTCTCAAGAGCACTCAATCCAACCTTTGTTGGCGAGCGACACTACCAATTAGCGGCGCAAGTGAAATTTATCTTACAGCGTTATATGGAACTGCAAGAAATCATCAACGTACTTGGAATGGCAGAATTAAGTGATGAAGATAGAAAACTAGTTCATCGTGCAAGGAAAATCAGGAATTTCCTTTCACAACCATTCTATGTTTCGGAAAAATTCACTGGAACAGAAGGCACATTTGTAGAAATTGAAGATTTGCTAGGGAGTATCGAACGCATTTTGAACGGTGATTATGATGAACGCTCAGAACGTGATTTCCTATTTATCGGATCCTACAAAGACTTGAAATAG
- a CDS encoding mannose/fructose/sorbose PTS transporter subunit IIA — MVGIILATHGEFAEGILQSGTMIFGEQENVKAITLMPSEGPEDIKAKMEAAIASFDSQDEVLFLVDLWGGTPFNQANGLYELHKDKWAIVAGLNLPMLIEAFSSRFTMESAHEIAANILAPAQEGVRVKPEELQPQVTATEQPQAEIAAVGDGKIEFVLTRVDSRLLHGQVATAWTKATHPTRIIVVSDAVAKDDLRKKLIEQAAPPRVKANVIPVQKMIEISKDPRFGNTKALLLFENPQDVLRAIEGGVEIEQVNVGSMAHSVGKVVVSKVLSMGKDDVETFEKLKEKGVKFDVRKVPNDSSANMEDIIKKAKHELKTQ, encoded by the coding sequence ATGGTAGGAATTATCCTCGCAACTCACGGTGAATTTGCTGAAGGTATTTTGCAGTCCGGAACAATGATTTTCGGCGAGCAAGAAAACGTTAAAGCAATCACTTTGATGCCAAGCGAAGGTCCAGAAGACATCAAAGCTAAAATGGAAGCTGCAATTGCATCCTTTGATAGCCAAGATGAAGTTTTATTCTTAGTGGATCTTTGGGGAGGCACACCATTCAATCAAGCAAACGGTCTTTATGAACTACATAAAGATAAGTGGGCAATCGTAGCAGGACTTAATTTGCCAATGCTGATTGAAGCTTTCTCATCACGTTTTACAATGGAAAGCGCACACGAAATCGCAGCAAATATTCTTGCACCAGCTCAAGAAGGTGTCCGCGTTAAACCAGAAGAACTACAGCCGCAAGTAACAGCTACTGAACAGCCACAAGCAGAAATCGCTGCAGTTGGTGATGGCAAAATCGAATTCGTTTTAACTCGTGTTGATTCACGTCTCTTGCATGGTCAAGTAGCCACTGCATGGACAAAAGCAACACACCCAACAAGAATTATCGTCGTTTCAGATGCAGTTGCAAAAGACGACCTTCGTAAAAAATTAATCGAACAAGCAGCACCACCAAGAGTAAAAGCTAACGTTATCCCAGTCCAAAAAATGATTGAGATTTCAAAAGATCCGCGTTTCGGCAATACAAAAGCACTTTTATTATTCGAAAATCCTCAAGATGTTTTACGCGCAATTGAAGGTGGCGTAGAAATCGAACAAGTAAACGTTGGTTCCATGGCTCACTCTGTAGGTAAAGTTGTTGTTAGCAAAGTACTTTCCATGGGGAAAGATGATGTTGAAACCTTTGAGAAACTAAAAGAAAAAGGCGTTAAATTCGATGTGCGTAAAGTCCCTAATGACTCAAGCGCAAACATGGAAGACATCATCAAAAAAGCAAAACACGAACTAAAGACACAATAA
- a CDS encoding PTS mannose/fructose/sorbose transporter subunit IIC translates to MSVISIILVVLIAFLAGIEGILDEFQFHQPLIACTLIGLVTGNLTACIILGGTLQMIALGWANIGAAVAPDAALASVASAIILVLGGQGVAGIPSAIAIAIPLAVAGLFLTMIVRTLAVPIVHLMDRAAEKGNIRSVEWLHISAICMQGIRIAIPAAALLFIPADSVQSFLEAMPAWLTDGMAIGGGMVVAVGYALVINMMATKEVWPFFVIGFVVAAISQLTLIAIGALGVALALIYLNLSKMGGGNSNGGGGGNSRDPLGDILNDY, encoded by the coding sequence ATGTCTGTCATATCAATAATTTTAGTAGTACTTATTGCATTTTTAGCAGGTATTGAAGGAATTCTAGATGAATTTCAGTTCCATCAGCCATTAATCGCATGTACATTAATTGGTCTCGTAACAGGTAACTTAACAGCATGTATCATCCTTGGCGGAACTCTACAAATGATCGCACTTGGATGGGCAAACATCGGAGCAGCCGTAGCACCAGATGCCGCGCTTGCCTCAGTAGCTTCAGCAATTATATTAGTATTAGGTGGACAAGGGGTAGCAGGTATTCCATCTGCAATCGCGATTGCAATTCCACTAGCAGTAGCAGGTCTTTTCTTAACAATGATCGTTCGTACATTGGCAGTTCCAATTGTTCACTTGATGGACAGAGCCGCTGAAAAAGGGAATATACGCAGCGTAGAGTGGTTACATATTTCAGCAATTTGTATGCAAGGTATTCGTATCGCGATTCCTGCAGCAGCACTTTTATTCATTCCAGCAGACAGCGTTCAATCTTTCTTAGAAGCAATGCCAGCTTGGTTAACAGATGGTATGGCTATCGGTGGAGGAATGGTAGTTGCCGTTGGTTATGCACTAGTTATCAACATGATGGCTACTAAAGAAGTATGGCCGTTCTTCGTAATCGGTTTCGTAGTAGCTGCAATTTCTCAACTTACACTTATCGCAATTGGTGCTCTAGGTGTTGCACTTGCTCTTATTTACCTTAACCTATCTAAAATGGGTGGCGGTAACTCAAACGGCGGTGGAGGCGGAAACTCTCGCGATCCACTGGGCGATATATTAAACGACTATTAA
- a CDS encoding PTS system mannose/fructose/sorbose family transporter subunit IID produces the protein MAEKIELSKRDRLRVAWRSTFIQGSWNYERMQNGGWAFSMIPAIKKLYKTKEDRSQALKRHLEFFNTHPYIASPILGVTLALEEERANGAEVDDVAIQGVKVGMMGPLAGVGDPVFWFTIRPMLGALGASLALSGNILGPILFFVAWNVIRWGFMWYTQEFGYKAGSKITDDLSGGLLQDITKGASILGMFVLAALVQRWVNIQFAPIISKVKLDEGAYIDWSHLPQGAQGIKTALEQQQAGLALSEIKVTTLQNNLDNLIPGLAAVALTFLCMWLLKKKISPIIIILGLFVVGIVGHLIGLL, from the coding sequence ATGGCAGAAAAAATCGAATTATCAAAGAGAGACCGTCTACGCGTAGCATGGCGCTCTACGTTCATTCAAGGTTCATGGAACTACGAACGTATGCAAAATGGTGGCTGGGCATTCTCTATGATTCCCGCTATTAAAAAATTATATAAAACTAAAGAAGATCGTTCGCAAGCTCTAAAACGTCACTTAGAATTCTTTAATACACATCCATATATTGCATCTCCAATTCTAGGGGTAACACTTGCTCTTGAAGAAGAACGTGCCAATGGAGCAGAAGTTGATGATGTAGCAATTCAAGGGGTTAAAGTTGGTATGATGGGACCTCTAGCTGGTGTTGGTGATCCAGTATTCTGGTTTACAATTCGTCCAATGTTAGGAGCATTAGGTGCTTCTCTTGCCTTGAGTGGAAACATTCTTGGACCAATCTTATTCTTCGTTGCTTGGAACGTAATCCGTTGGGGCTTCATGTGGTATACACAAGAATTCGGCTACAAAGCTGGTTCGAAAATTACTGATGACCTTTCTGGTGGATTACTACAAGACATTACAAAAGGTGCTTCGATACTCGGGATGTTCGTCCTCGCCGCCTTGGTGCAGAGATGGGTAAATATCCAGTTTGCGCCAATTATCTCGAAAGTTAAACTTGATGAAGGTGCGTATATTGATTGGAGTCATCTTCCACAAGGCGCTCAAGGTATCAAAACTGCTTTAGAACAACAACAAGCAGGTTTAGCTCTTTCTGAAATTAAAGTAACAACCTTGCAAAATAACTTGGATAACTTAATCCCAGGACTTGCAGCAGTAGCTCTTACATTCCTATGTATGTGGTTACTTAAGAAAAAAATCAGCCCAATTATCATCATTCTAGGTCTATTCGTAGTTGGTATAGTTGGTCACTTAATCGGGCTTCTGTAA
- a CDS encoding DUF956 family protein, with protein MVQSINTKVDLTIDATAYTGLTDYGKIMIGDKGFEFFNSRDVRKFVQIPWEEVDQVIVSVMLKGKWIPRYAIKTKRNGTYTFASKRPKEVLRKIRVYVDPANMVSSLSFFDVMKRSFRSIFSKKKNKNK; from the coding sequence TTGGTTCAATCGATTAATACAAAGGTAGACTTAACAATAGATGCCACCGCGTATACTGGACTTACAGATTACGGGAAAATTATGATTGGCGACAAAGGTTTTGAATTTTTTAACTCACGTGATGTGCGTAAATTCGTCCAAATCCCTTGGGAAGAAGTAGATCAAGTTATCGTATCCGTTATGCTAAAAGGTAAGTGGATCCCTCGCTACGCCATTAAAACAAAGCGCAACGGCACATACACATTTGCTTCTAAACGACCTAAAGAAGTTTTACGTAAAATACGAGTTTATGTCGACCCAGCCAATATGGTGAGCTCGCTCAGTTTCTTTGATGTTATGAAGCGCTCGTTTCGGTCGATATTTAGCAAGAAGAAAAACAAAAATAAATAA
- a CDS encoding DUF2200 domain-containing protein, with translation MKKPRIYTMSFASVYPLYIQKAEKKDRTKEEVDEIIFWLTGYDQDSLQQAIDQAIDFETFFAEAPKMNPNASLITGVICGYRVEEIEDKLMQQIRYLDKLVDELAKGKKMEKILRK, from the coding sequence ATGAAAAAACCAAGAATCTACACGATGTCATTCGCTAGTGTATACCCTCTTTACATACAAAAAGCGGAGAAAAAAGACCGCACAAAAGAAGAAGTGGATGAAATTATTTTTTGGCTAACCGGCTATGATCAAGATTCTTTGCAACAAGCAATCGACCAAGCAATTGATTTCGAGACCTTCTTTGCCGAAGCACCAAAAATGAATCCGAATGCTTCCTTAATCACCGGAGTTATTTGCGGCTACCGAGTAGAAGAAATTGAAGATAAACTAATGCAACAAATTCGTTATTTGGATAAATTGGTGGATGAACTCGCAAAAGGGAAAAAAATGGAGAAGATTTTAAGGAAATAA
- a CDS encoding polysaccharide pyruvyl transferase family protein, giving the protein MRPTNVYTPEDIYLKDRTGFNNGNLAYQYSIYRALWNDDVEIHADGLSSNPNLAEKINENYDLYVMPLADAFRDDFRPVLRNYTQLIRKLKIPVIVTGVGLRANYEPQLDEGFSFDEDVTNFVKAVLEKSAQIGVRGQITADYLKKLGFNAELDFRVIGCPSLYTFGREIKLRDFHLTDQSTIAINASPTSSEIAINFLNNMITTYKDYHFIPQHLDEFHLMYAGGPDISSDINGYPTNIQHKYYQEGRVKYFTSMPSWFDFVKKVDFSIGSRLHGNVIPTIVGTPNISFVQDARMRELASYHALPHVTIDELEKTNNLQELLTKVDLKSAEKVQARNFDNYIDFLDTNGLNHIYKYDKNRKSAPMDELINSITFPTSPDPISILNPQEMLNRVKISTNLLKERHDFSTRYRVNLVNNQLTQLKKTTSEQNKKYQQKITETQEKNQQLEKQLTDTKQKLQLTINKNHELTNKIRHYQGTLNRKSVKTTLKVANSLANLKKKVSRS; this is encoded by the coding sequence ATGCGACCGACCAATGTCTACACGCCGGAAGACATCTATTTAAAGGATCGAACCGGGTTTAACAATGGTAATCTTGCGTATCAATATAGCATTTATCGAGCTTTGTGGAATGATGATGTAGAAATACATGCTGACGGTCTTTCATCTAACCCCAATCTCGCAGAAAAAATCAATGAAAATTACGACCTCTATGTTATGCCTTTAGCTGACGCATTTCGAGACGACTTTAGGCCAGTACTCCGCAATTACACCCAACTCATTCGCAAATTAAAAATCCCAGTCATCGTAACAGGCGTCGGGTTAAGAGCGAATTACGAACCACAACTAGACGAAGGTTTTTCTTTTGATGAAGATGTTACTAACTTTGTTAAAGCAGTCCTAGAAAAATCAGCTCAAATTGGGGTTCGAGGACAAATTACTGCAGATTATTTAAAAAAACTAGGATTTAACGCAGAACTTGACTTCCGAGTAATTGGTTGTCCGTCCCTTTATACATTCGGACGAGAAATAAAATTAAGAGATTTTCACTTAACAGATCAATCCACCATCGCTATTAATGCATCCCCAACTTCTTCAGAAATAGCTATCAATTTCCTTAACAACATGATTACTACATATAAAGACTATCACTTTATCCCTCAACACCTAGACGAATTCCATTTAATGTATGCCGGCGGTCCAGATATCTCTAGTGATATCAATGGCTACCCAACAAATATCCAACATAAGTATTATCAAGAAGGTCGAGTAAAATATTTCACTAGCATGCCTAGTTGGTTCGATTTTGTGAAGAAAGTTGATTTTAGCATTGGCTCTCGCCTACATGGAAACGTCATTCCAACAATAGTCGGAACACCTAATATTTCTTTCGTACAAGATGCCAGAATGCGTGAACTAGCTTCCTACCATGCGCTTCCTCACGTAACCATCGATGAATTAGAAAAAACCAACAACCTCCAAGAATTACTAACTAAAGTGGACCTGAAATCAGCCGAAAAAGTCCAAGCAAGAAATTTTGATAATTATATTGATTTCTTAGATACTAATGGTCTCAATCATATCTATAAATACGATAAAAACAGAAAATCAGCTCCCATGGATGAACTTATAAACTCCATTACTTTCCCAACAAGTCCAGACCCCATTTCCATATTAAACCCTCAAGAAATGCTAAACCGAGTAAAAATCTCCACCAATTTATTAAAAGAAAGACATGATTTTAGCACAAGATACCGCGTCAATCTCGTAAATAATCAACTTACCCAACTGAAAAAAACAACTTCTGAACAAAACAAAAAATACCAACAAAAAATTACTGAAACACAAGAAAAAAATCAGCAATTAGAAAAACAACTGACAGATACTAAACAAAAATTACAGTTGACGATTAATAAAAATCACGAACTAACTAATAAAATCAGACATTATCAAGGAACATTAAACCGAAAATCTGTAAAAACTACTTTAAAAGTAGCGAACTCTCTAGCAAATTTAAAAAAGAAAGTCTCCAGAAGCTAA
- a CDS encoding ArsR/SmtB family transcription factor gives MKKLNELSKSDLLLIFQALSDPIRLDIFLCLLKSKEKRFSGTTYNISKSTMSHHIKLLKEAKLINLRKEGTTHIYSVNEALVEEIGYFFDACKHNHK, from the coding sequence ATGAAAAAGTTAAATGAGCTCTCAAAATCAGATTTATTATTAATTTTCCAAGCATTAAGCGATCCAATCCGTCTTGATATTTTCCTATGTTTACTGAAAAGCAAAGAAAAACGCTTCTCTGGCACAACTTACAATATCTCCAAATCTACCATGTCTCACCACATTAAACTGCTTAAAGAAGCAAAACTTATTAATTTAAGAAAGGAAGGAACCACGCATATTTATTCGGTGAATGAAGCATTAGTGGAAGAAATCGGCTACTTCTTTGATGCATGTAAACATAATCACAAATAA